CCTGATCCCCCATCTGCGCGAGTGCCCTGTTGGTGAGCCGCTCATACACGGCGGTCAAGATCTGGTACTCCATTTTGGTCTGTGTCATTAACGCAGCGCCTTTTGCGATATCGATGAGCCAGGCTCTCATCTCGTCCACTTGAGCTCTCCTCGGCGCGCGATAGAAGTACCAGACTTCAGCAACATTGGGGACCACGTTCGGAGCCTCGCCTCCCTTGGTGATCACGTAATGTATTCTTGCTTCCTGGGGTACATGCTCCCTCATGAAGTTTGCTCCTGCATCCATGAGCTCGACGGCGTCGAGTGCGCTTCTTCCGGCTTCCGGAGCGGCTCCGGCATGGGACGCCTTACCGTAAAAGCGAAACTTAATATTGTCGAGAGCCAGCAATGAGCTGTAGCCTACGCCGTTTAGGTCCTGAGGGTGCCAGTCAATCATCGCATCAACACCATCAAAGACCCCATCCCTGTTCATGTACACTTTGCCGACGAGGGTCTCTTCAGCGGGCGTACCGAAAAATTTAATCGTTCCTTTGATTCCATATTTTTCCATTGCTTTTGCCATGGCTATTGCTGCGGTGGCGCTCGATGTGCCGAAAAGATTGTGGCCGCAGCCGTGTCCCGATGCGCCGGCGACAATTGGTTTGCGCGTGGTAACGCCGGCCTCCTGGGAGAGGTTGGGAAGAGCGTCGAATTCACCGAGTATGCCGATCACAGGTCTTCCCGAACCCCAGATGGCTACAAAGGCTGTCGCCATGCCGGCAACGCCCTTTTCTATTTTGAAGCTATTAGCCGCAAGATACTCTTGAAGTTTGCCCGACGACTTGAATTCTACAAGACTCAGTTCCGGGTTTTGCCAGATGTATTTCGCTGTCTCCTGATATGTTGCTTTGTTCTGGTCGATCCATGAGATCGCGTCTTTCATAGCCGGTGTCAATTCCAGCCCGTTTGCATGATACAAAGGGGTGATACATAGACAGACAAGCAGGGCCGAGGCGAAGAGAAAATTTCTGTTCACGAACATGTGTGACCTCCTTTGTCGCGGTTATGATAATGGTGGATCACGAAATTGGTCGTCTGATATCGACTTCTAACATCCAAGAAACGCAGTTGTCAATATTTGATTTAGGTGGGATACGCTTGACCGAATGGAATCCTTTCTATAGACTCAGAACACCTGTAGGAAGGAACTTAGCTATAAAACCGAAGACCGGGTACTGCATAAACTGCGACAACAAGCACGGATGCAAATCAAGAACACCTCCCTGCATAGACGAAATGGCAAAGAATGGCGTCAAGGGTATGGGCGGTAAACACTACTTCATCGAACAGAAGAAGACGCACAACTGTCCTGATTGCCCATTTTTCCGTTCATGTTGGAATGAGGAGGAGTTTGATCGGTCGGCGAAGTGATTCCGATGTTGCGCGTCGAATGCCCGGCTATTCTCTTTCCGGGTACACGCATCGCGTTGACAAGGGAATGATGCTGGTTTAGTATGGAGTCGGTCGATAGTTATGAAGGAGGCACAGCGGATCACGGATGAAGTTTTTTGCCGGGAGGGGACGTAAGCGGGGTGCTCACATGTTGAAGAATATGGATCCGACAGGAACCGCAAGCTGGAGAAAACTTCATGAGCACTACGACCGCGTGCGCAATCTCCACATGAAGGATCTCTTTGCCGCAGATCCGAAACGCTTCGAGAAGTTTTCGCTCAGGTTCAACGACATGCTTGTCGATTATTCCAAGAACAGGATAACCGGCGAGACAATGGAACTTCTCTTTCAGCTGGCTCGAGAAATCGATCTTGGCGAAGCCATCGAAAAGATGTTTGCCGGCGACAGAATAAATGAGACTGAAAATCGGGCTGTCCTGCACACTGCGCTCAGGAACAGAGGGGGTGCGCCGGTCCTGGTCGATGGATCGGATGTCATGCCGGAAGTGAAAATGGTTCTCGAAAAGATGAAGGTCTTTTCCGAGCGCGTCCGTGCCGGCGAGTGGAACGGCTTTACAGGCAAAGACATGAGAGACATTGTCAATATCGGCATCGGCGGATCAGACCTGGGTCCGGTTATGGTGACCGAGTGCCTGAGGCCGTATGCTGCCGATAGCCTGGCAGTGCACTTCGTGTCGAACGTGGATGGCACACAGATCGTTGAGACGCTGAAGAAACTGAATCCGGAAACAACGCTTTTCATGATCGCCTCAAAGACATTTACCACGCAGGAAACCATGCTCAACGCGTTGACAGCGAGGGAGTGGTTTCTCAGTTACGCCAAGAAGCGAGAGCATGTGGCCAGGCACTTCGTAGCGATATCAACGAACACAAAGGAAGTGGGAGCCTTCGGTATCGATAAAGAGAACATGTTTGTTTTCTGGGACTGGGTAGGAGGACGCTATTCCCTCTGGTCAGCTATCGGGCTGTCCATCGCCTGTTTTATCGGCTACGAGAATTTTCTTGAACTGCTCCAGGGTGCATTTGAAATGGATTCACATTTCCGATCTGCGCCTGTCGAGAAGAACATTCCTGTTGTTCTGGCGCTGATTGGTATCTGGTATCGCAATTTTTTCGGAAGTGAAACCGAGGTGATCCTTCCCTACGATCAGTACATGCACCGGTTCCCTGCCTACTTTCAGCAAGGGAACATGGAGAGCAACGGTAAATCGGTCGACAGGAGCGGTCAGCACGTGACGTATCAGACGGGGCCGATCATCTGGGGAGAACCGGGCACCAACGGACAGCACGCCTTCTATCAACTGCTTCATCAGGGTACGCCATTGGTACCGGCCGATTTTCTGGCTCCTGCCATCAGTCATAACCCGATAGGTGAACATCACCTTGTCCTGCTTGCAAACTTCATGGCTCAGACCGAAGCGTTGCTGCGAGGAAAAACCCGTGAAGAGGTTCACGCTGAACTTAAGAAGGAAGGGCGCACCGAGGAAGAAATAAGACGGTTGCTGCCTTACAGGGTTTTTGAAGGAAACAAACCTACGAATTCAATCCTTTTCAGACAACTGACGCCGCGCACATTGGGTAGCCTGATCGCCATGTATGAGCACAAGATTTTCGTACAGGGCGTCATCTGGAATATCTTCAGCTTTGACCAATGGGGCGTGGAACTCGGCAAGCAGCTCGCGCGCAGCATAGAACCTGAACTGCGGGATAGTCGTCCGGTCTCTACGCATGACGGCTCGACGAACGGACTCATCAATTTCTTTAAGGAGCTGAGAGAAGAGGCAGGGCGGTCATAGCATGGCACGATCTCGTTACGGTGGGTTGACACAACTGGGCAGGAAGGCGAAGCTCCCGAAAGGCCCGGCAGAAGCAAAACTGGAAAGGGTACGCAATCCTCACCCTGATACAACCTATCTGATCAGGTTTGCCGCCCCTGAATTCACGTCTCTCTGCCCGGTCACCGGTCAGCCCGATTCTGCGCACCTGGTGATCGATTATGTGCCTGCTCAATGGATCGTGGAAAGTAAGTCGCTGAAACTTTTTCTCGCGAGCTTCCGCAATTACGGGGCCTTTCAGGAGGACTGCACCATTAAGGTTGCAAAATCTCTGGTGGAGTTGCTGAAGCCTGACTGGCTCAGGATAGGCGGCTACTGGTACCCGCGTGGCGGTATGCCCATAGACGTCTTCTGGCAGACAGGGGAGCCGCCTCAAGGGCTCTGGGTTCCTGACCAGGGCGTTGCGCCTTACAGGGGCCGTTGAGGAAATAAAGGCCTTACCGCGCGTAGGTATGAGTCATCTCGCGTAATCGGGTCGCGATGTCATGAGTGAGATGATCGGATGCGGAGCGCCAGAGCCAGTTCCCCTTCTTGGTAGATGGCGTGTTCATGCGTGCTTCTGCGCCGAGATTCAGCACATCCTGCAGGGGCAGGATCACTGTGTTGGCGGCAGATCTCATCAGCAGTTGTATGAGTTCCCAGGAAGCTTCTTCTTCAGAAATCTCCCGCCCCAGGTAACGGAAAAGGCGTTGTTTGTCGTCGAGTGACGCTTCACCTTGAAACCAGCCTCTTGTCGTGTTGTTATCGTGGGTTCCCGTGTAAGCCACACAGTTTTTCGGTAAATTGTGCGGTATATACGGATTGTGCGGCATGTCCTGGCCGAAGGCGAAAAGCAGAATCTTCATGCCTGGAAATTCGAAATGGTTCATGACTTCGCGCACGTCCGGTGTGATCACACCCAGGTCTTCTGCGATGATGGGAAGGTAAGGAAACTTTCTGGAAAGTTGCGTAAAGAAATCCATGGCCGGTGCTTCCGCCCATCTTCCGTTGACGGCTGTCTCTTCAGTAGCGGGTACTTCCCAGTAACCGACGAAACCTCTGAAGTGGTCGACTCTCACAAAGTCAGCGGTCTTCAGGCTCGCAGCAATACGTCGTCCCCACCACCAATAACCAGAGTCTTTTAGCGCCTGCCAGTCATAAATGGGGTTGCCCCAGCGCTGCCCTGTTTTGCTGAAATAATCGGGAGGCACACCTGCCACGACCCAGGGCTCTTTCTTCTCATCAAGCTTGAACAAGTGCGGATAGACCCACACATCCGCACTGTCACCGTTTACGTAGATGGGAATATCGCCGATGATCTGTACACCCTTTTCATTGCAATATTTTTTGAGCTCCAACCACTGTTTGAAGAAAAGGTACTGCAGAAACTTTTCCATTTCTATTTGTCCGGACAGCGTGTGCTGAATGTCCCGTAGAGCATCATGTTGCCGGTCGCGCAGCCCCTCTGGCCAGTGGCTCCAGGCGCGCCCTGTAAAATGGTTTCGGATGGCCGTGAAGAGAGCGAACCCTTCCAGCCACCACGCTTCCTCGGTACAGAACCGCGTCCACGCTGCATCGGGCGTGGCCGTCTTGAACCGCTCGTATGCGCGCTGCCACAGGCTCCCTTTATAGTCGTGGACAGCTGCGTAGTCTACACGATCCTCGGGAAAGTGCGGAGCCGATTGAAGGTCGGCCGCCTCCAGGAGTCCTTCATGCACCAGAAGTTCGGGGCTGATGAGAAGCGTGTTGCCAGCAAAGGCAGAGGTACCGGCATAGGGTGAATTCAAATGGACGGGCATGGTCGGCACCAGAGGAAGAACCTGCCAATAACTTTGTCCTGATTCAACCAGAAAATCGACAAACCGGTAAGCTGATGGACCCAAATCTCCCACGCCCAAAGGGGAGGGGAGCGATGTGATATGCAGAAGAATACCGCTTCCTCTTCTCTTCATCCGGTTGCCTCCGTCAGGCTGATCTACCAAGAGTATGCAACATGCAAGCCTTGGTATAATAACACAGGGTATGAGTCTTGTCGAAAAGGCTGCTTTGGAGAACTGTCCTCTTCCGAAGACGGAATCCTGCCCGGCGGGACAGGTCTTCGAGTCGGAACGTGCATGGCACTGTGATAGGAAATATTTTTCGTCGGGGGCATTCTTGACACTGGCCCTTAGCAGGCAAGGCTTGCAGCCTGTTCGCTTCCCCTCTTTCTTTCCGCGCAGTTTCCACCGGCGGCTGTGTCGGTTCGGCTGGGCATGCGAATTGCAATCTCGTCCTGTATGCGTCAGACAAGAAGCAGGACAGCAAGAACTATTGAGAACCGGAAGCAACTCAACACCACCGTGTTACAGCTTTGCCATTTGCTGGGACTAAGCTGCGCCCGCTACCGGAAGTTCAAGAGCCTTCAGGCGCCTGAACTTATCCTGAAGGTTGAGACGCTGCTGATGAAGAAGTATATGTCCCGGTTGGCGGAAGCT
This DNA window, taken from Syntrophorhabdales bacterium, encodes the following:
- a CDS encoding amidohydrolase; protein product: MFVNRNFLFASALLVCLCITPLYHANGLELTPAMKDAISWIDQNKATYQETAKYIWQNPELSLVEFKSSGKLQEYLAANSFKIEKGVAGMATAFVAIWGSGRPVIGILGEFDALPNLSQEAGVTTRKPIVAGASGHGCGHNLFGTSSATAAIAMAKAMEKYGIKGTIKFFGTPAEETLVGKVYMNRDGVFDGVDAMIDWHPQDLNGVGYSSLLALDNIKFRFYGKASHAGAAPEAGRSALDAVELMDAGANFMREHVPQEARIHYVITKGGEAPNVVPNVAEVWYFYRAPRRAQVDEMRAWLIDIAKGAALMTQTKMEYQILTAVYERLTNRALAQMGDQAVKAVGAPPFTAEDQKFGEAVIESLGRKADGEAFTTKITTPDFSKTFPDVEFGKASADLNYTWRFPSMTFAVATYAKGTPAHSWQAVCTTSTDPALKAGLQVSKYMAVSGLELMSDPKLLQDAKAEMDGYVAKFGYKEPIPKDVKVPSFKDLYGIEPSAVPGVK
- the pgi gene encoding glucose-6-phosphate isomerase, which encodes MLKNMDPTGTASWRKLHEHYDRVRNLHMKDLFAADPKRFEKFSLRFNDMLVDYSKNRITGETMELLFQLAREIDLGEAIEKMFAGDRINETENRAVLHTALRNRGGAPVLVDGSDVMPEVKMVLEKMKVFSERVRAGEWNGFTGKDMRDIVNIGIGGSDLGPVMVTECLRPYAADSLAVHFVSNVDGTQIVETLKKLNPETTLFMIASKTFTTQETMLNALTAREWFLSYAKKREHVARHFVAISTNTKEVGAFGIDKENMFVFWDWVGGRYSLWSAIGLSIACFIGYENFLELLQGAFEMDSHFRSAPVEKNIPVVLALIGIWYRNFFGSETEVILPYDQYMHRFPAYFQQGNMESNGKSVDRSGQHVTYQTGPIIWGEPGTNGQHAFYQLLHQGTPLVPADFLAPAISHNPIGEHHLVLLANFMAQTEALLRGKTREEVHAELKKEGRTEEEIRRLLPYRVFEGNKPTNSILFRQLTPRTLGSLIAMYEHKIFVQGVIWNIFSFDQWGVELGKQLARSIEPELRDSRPVSTHDGSTNGLINFFKELREEAGRS
- the queF gene encoding preQ(1) synthase yields the protein MARSRYGGLTQLGRKAKLPKGPAEAKLERVRNPHPDTTYLIRFAAPEFTSLCPVTGQPDSAHLVIDYVPAQWIVESKSLKLFLASFRNYGAFQEDCTIKVAKSLVELLKPDWLRIGGYWYPRGGMPIDVFWQTGEPPQGLWVPDQGVAPYRGR
- the malQ gene encoding 4-alpha-glucanotransferase, translated to MKRRGSGILLHITSLPSPLGVGDLGPSAYRFVDFLVESGQSYWQVLPLVPTMPVHLNSPYAGTSAFAGNTLLISPELLVHEGLLEAADLQSAPHFPEDRVDYAAVHDYKGSLWQRAYERFKTATPDAAWTRFCTEEAWWLEGFALFTAIRNHFTGRAWSHWPEGLRDRQHDALRDIQHTLSGQIEMEKFLQYLFFKQWLELKKYCNEKGVQIIGDIPIYVNGDSADVWVYPHLFKLDEKKEPWVVAGVPPDYFSKTGQRWGNPIYDWQALKDSGYWWWGRRIAASLKTADFVRVDHFRGFVGYWEVPATEETAVNGRWAEAPAMDFFTQLSRKFPYLPIIAEDLGVITPDVREVMNHFEFPGMKILLFAFGQDMPHNPYIPHNLPKNCVAYTGTHDNNTTRGWFQGEASLDDKQRLFRYLGREISEEEASWELIQLLMRSAANTVILPLQDVLNLGAEARMNTPSTKKGNWLWRSASDHLTHDIATRLREMTHTYAR